From a region of the Vanrija pseudolonga chromosome 2, complete sequence genome:
- the Slc6a1 gene encoding Sodium- and chloride-dependent GABA transporter 1, protein MPLPRFLRRVIDIIAPPPNKSSDGRDQWPSRAAFLLAAMGGCAGQGNLLRYPSVVYNNYGLQWFIPYLLAVTLIAIPTLILEIAIGQAYRGGTVIAFNNINRRLKGIGMGPVIVSFIVTQYFTVNLAWIMIYFRNSFRSPLPWEGRIDEFYHDDVLANPDPILGSLSANGKSVLAYTKYPDLKLLGETVGWSAFVWLLIWVSIVRGVGLTGRVVYFTMGLPIVTTIIFVGRSLSLPNAGAGVRLLWATWRGSQLASGTVWQTAVGQVFFSTGIGFGYFTSYASYNQKHSNAVMDAVLICASNVVFENFAAFAVFGVVGYLRRWPTDGVRLGAFVVGFLTLPQAVLEMPGANFWAVLLFFTLIVLGFSSAFVMLDVPATVIVDSGLKLSRPVVVTVLTLVSFLMCLPYCTQFGYYLLDGVDRWMNNVVLIAVVWGEVVCSTTVYRWSDVVEQVGMPSFIVYNVGFFGGQLFGVSLAHGINNPGAGCGAGFGFYALCTVIATIMARTPSSPAPPPWNRPYIERFWYLAFYSGNQLRRDLNVIVGQGRNWRIPFFMPFLLRYVSSPVLAIIFSFAFPELHSLRYDPMMIAGFIISMLTVTVMLLGFVMPRYFDIFVPPHRRLEGTEKTTANELKPEPTIHFDDDDRVSTSGDTVISAERGAATTPKVEEEKKETLP, encoded by the exons atgCCGCTTCCCCGGTTCCTCCGGCGCGTGATCGACAtcatcgcgccgccgcccaacaAGTCGAGCGACGGGCGCGACCagtggccgtcgcgcgcggccttccTGCTGGCCGCGATGGGCGGGTGTGCGGGGCAGGGCAACCTGCTGCGGTACCCGTCGGTCGTGTACAACAACTACGGACTGCAGTGGTTCATCCCGTACCTGCTCGCGGTCACGCTCATCGCCATCCCGACGCTCATCCTCGAGATCGCCATCGGGCAGGCGtaccgcggcggcacggtCATCGCGTTCAACAACATCAACCGCCGGCTCAAGGGCATCGGCATGGGCCCTGTGATTGTCAGCTTCATCGTCACGCAGTACTTTACCGTCAACCTCGCGTGGATCATGATCTACTTCCGCAACTCGTTCCGCTCCCCCCTGCCGTGGGAGGGGCGCATCGACGAGTTCtaccacgacgacgtgctcgccaacCCCGACCCGATCCTGGGGTCGCTGTCGGCCAACGGCAAGTCGGTGCTAGCCTACACCAAGTATCCTGATCtcaagctgctcggcgagacAGTCGGGTGGAGCGCGTTCGTGTGGCTGCTTATCTGGGTGTCGATCGTCCGCGGCGTAGGGCTCACAGGCCGCGTGGTATACTTCACCATGGGCCTGCCGATCGTCACGACCATCATCTTTGTCGGCCGCTCCCTCAGCCTGCccaacgccggcgccggcgtgcggcTGCTCTGGGCGACGTGGCGCGGCAGCCAGCTGGCCAGCGGCACAGTGTGGCAGACGGCCGTGGGCCAGGTCTTCTTCTCGACCGGCATCGGATTCGGCTACTTCACCTCGTATGCCAGCTACAACCAGAAGCACTCGAACGCCGTCATGGACGCGGTGCTCATCTGCGCGAGCAACGTCGTGTTTGAGAACTTTGCGGCGTTCGCAGTG TTCGGCGTAGTGGGCTACCTCCGCCGCTGGCCAAccgacggcgtgcgcctTGGCGCCTTTGTCGTCGGCTTCCTCACGCTCCCGCAGGCGGTGCTTGAGATGCCCGGCGCAAACTTCTGGGCCGTGCTGCTCTTCTTCACGCTCATCGTGCTGggcttctcgtcggcgttCGTCATGCTCGATGTGCCGGCCACCGTCATCGTCGACTCGGGCCTCAAGCTCTCGCGACCCGTCGTCGTGACGGTCCTCACGCTCGTCTCGTTCCTCATGTGCCTGCCCTACTGCACCCAGTTCGGGTACTACCTgcttgatggcgtcgaccGGTGGATGAACaacgtcgtcctcatcgccgtcgtgtggggcgaggtcgtgtgCTCCACCACCGTGTACCGCTGgtccgacgtcgtcgagcaggtcggcatGCCGTCGTTTATCGTGTACAATGTCGGCTTCTTCGGCGGCCAGCTGTTTGGCGTGTCGCTCGCGCACGGCATCAACAACCCCGGCGCTGGGTGCGGTGCCGGGTTTGGGTTCTATGCCCTCTGTACCGTCATCGCGACGATCATGGCACgcacgcccagctcgccagcCCCGCCACCGTGGAACAGGCCGTACATCGAGCGCTTCTGGTACCTCGCCTTCTACTCTGGCAACCAGCTCCGCCGCGACCTCAACGTCATCGTCGGCCAGGGCCGCAACTGGCGCATCCCCTTCTTCATGCCCTTCCTCCTGCGCTAcgtctcgtcgcccgtcctcgccatcatctTCTCCTTTGCCTTCCCAGAGTTGCACTCGCTCCGCTACGACCCCATGATGATCGCCGGCTTCATCATCTCGATGCTTACCGTCACTGTCATGCTGCTGGGCTTCGTCATGCCTCGCTACTTTGACATCTTCGTCccgccccaccgccgcctcgagggtACCGAGAAGACGACGGCCAACGAGCTCAAGCCAGAGCCCACAATccactttgacgacgacgaccgtgtCAGCACGAGTGGCGACACGGTCATCAGCGCGGAGCGTGGCGCTGCCACCACCCCGAAGGTCGAGGAAGAGAAGAAGGAAACGTTGCCATAG
- the gtaI gene encoding GATA zinc finger domain-containing protein 9 yields the protein MRRINEWAPSYETQVDQLDKYINELISLMEPFSATPSNPSPAPPPPYLHTRLARLATLVRETLATLETSSQPALSIEFLRLPPGNEPPTGEDMTEAEREMELIRRRREVLNTKAQQGKRVGGTPVPPRPPGQPMFQGRPGPAPLAPRPNRDVWRCHGCGTTVCDEWRDGPDGPQSLCVNCGYHYDRLVRKREGGDPDFSTVPAPGYNPDLLGSLNGL from the exons ATGCGCCGCATCAATGAATGGGCGCCGTCTTACGAGACCCAGGTGGACCAG ctcgacaagTACATCAATGAGCTCATTTCTCTGATGGAGCCCTTCTCGGCCACGCCATCCAACCCATCCCCAGCACCTCCGCCACCATATCTACACACACGCCTCGCACGCCTGGCCACGCTCGTGCGCGAGACATTAGCGACGCTCGAGACGTCTTCGCAGCCTGCACTGTCCATCGAGTTCCTTCGTTTGCCGCCGGGCAACGAACCGCCCACGGGCGAGGACATGACGGAAGCTGAGCGTGAGATGGAGCTCatccgacgccggcgtgaaGTGCTCAACACCAAGGCCCAGCAGGGCAAGCGAGTAGGCGGGACTCCAGTGCCTCCACGGCCGCCAGGCCAGCCAATGTTCCAAGGCCGTCCGGGTCCGGCCCCATTAGCACCCCGGCCTAATCGCGACGTCTGGCGCTGTCATGGATGCGGTACGACCGTGTGCGACGAGTGGCGCGATGGTCCAGATGGCCCACAGAGCCTGTGTGTCAATTGTGGCTATCACTACGACCGCCTTGTGCGCAAGCGCGAGGGGGGTGATCCCGACTTTTCCACAGTACCAG CTCCAGGATACAACCCCGATTTACTCGGATCACTCAACGGGTTGTAA
- the dia4 gene encoding Serine--tRNA ligase, mitochondrial, which produces MRGLTALRASACRRPVARALSTSARASAPLAKPRIDYARFLSDPEATSRNIVERALPLAADHVERLRAAREAQLGAEHSLNDARAAQGVASAVLKDKSKTGAEKQVAIAHAKLLKDEVQKLEAAHAEAERALLELALVLPNFSHPATPIGAEENATLLESFGPAPLPTSEARDHVRVTEAYRWLDPAASATTTGSSWPFLLGATAQLEHALSGYALSTAIKHGYTPVSPPEVISADVAWRCGFQPRDGDNGPRQTYFLESEHGDHAHKQLCLAGTAEIPLAAMNAGRTLAHAQLPVRYVGVGRAFRAEAGARGADTRGLYRVHQFTKVELFAITASGGGKSDAVMEEIRGIQKEIAEGLGLSVRVLDMPTSELGASASRKYDMEAWMPGRGKWGEITSTSNCTDYQARRLGIRYKDGDGLHFAHTLNGTGAAVPRLIVALLENGVRLGAEGQVEGVDLPQVLRAFWLGPEKDGDGDVIRWV; this is translated from the exons ATGCGGG GACTcaccgccctccgcgccagcgcctgcCGGCGGCCCGTAGCCCGCGCGTTGTCAACAAGTGCGCGCGCCTCAGCCCCGCTCGCCAAGCCGCGGATCGACTACGCGCGCTTCCTCTCGGACCCAGAAGCGACGTCGCGGAacattgtcgagcgcgcgctccccctcgcggcggaccacgtcgagcggctgcgcgccgcgcgcgaggcgcagctcggcgccgagcactCTTTGaatgacgcgcgcgccgcccaaggTGTCGCGTCCGCCGTTCTCAAGGACAAGAGCAAGACTGGCGCCGAGAAGCAGGTCGCTATCGCACacgccaagctcctcaaggacgaggtccAGAAGCTGGaagccgcgcacgccgaggccgagcgcgcgctgctcgaactcgcgctcgtgctccccAACTTTTCTCACCCCGCCACTCCCATCGGTGCGGAGGAGAACGCGACGCTGCTGGAGAGCTTTggccccgcgccgctccctacgtccgaggcgcgcgaccacGTCCGCGTGACAGAAGCCTACAGGTGGCTTGAccccgcggcgtcggcgacgacgacggggtcgtCCTGGCCGTTCCTCCTCGGTGCGaccgcgcagctcgagcacgcgctgAGCGGGTACGCGCTCTCGACGGCCATCAAGCACGGGTACACGCCGgtctcgccgcccgaggTCATCTCGGCGGACGTGGCGTGGCGCTGCGGCTTCCaaccgcgcgacggcgacaacggGCCGCGGCAGACGTACTTTCTCGAaagcgagcacggcgaccaCGCGCACAAGCAGCTGTGTCTAGCGGGCACGGCCGAGATCCCCCTGGCCGCGATGAACGCCggccgcacgctcgcgcacgcgcagctgCCGGTGCGCtacgtcggcgtcgggcgcgcgTTCCGTGCTGAAGCCGGCgcacgcggcgccgacacgcgcggCCTGTACCGCGTCCACCAGTTCACCAAGGTCGAGCTGTTCGCGATCACGgcgagcgggggcgggaAGAGCGACGCGGTGATGGAGGAGATTAGGGGGATACAGAAGGAGATTGCGGAAGGGTTGGGGTTGAGTGTGAG AGTCCTCGACATGCCGACCTCAGAGCTCGGAGCGTCTGCGTCGCGCAAGTACGACATGGAGGCGTGGATGCCCGGGCGCGGCAAATGGGGCGAGatcacctcgacgtcgaacTGCACAGATTACCAGGCGCGCAGGCTGGGGATCCGGTacaaggacggcgacgggctgcaCTTTGCGCACACTCTGAATGGGACTGGCGCGGCTGTCCCGCGCCTCATTGTCGCGCTGCTTGAGAATGGGGtgcggctcggcgctgagGGACAGGTCGAGGGGGTCGACTTGCCTCAGGTTCTGAGAGCATTCTGGCTCGGGCCGgagaaggacggcgacggggacgTTATTCGCTGGGTTTAG
- the Eif2b4 gene encoding Translation initiation factor eIF-2B subunit delta yields the protein MSSPTKQTPIKADPKSGTPTPKASGGKVDKNAAKEAKKASRAAKVAARGAVPDASAASSPVSGAGASAAAGSPAASAGPSAAGAGPSNSQGQQHSGPSRHRRALAAEAAAASAAAPAPNAASTFFSHLPGPRDPDTPAALASEKLHPTIVRLGVLIAAGTLRGASARTVGVLEAFREVVHDYQCPETGVFWKDLNSHISPMIAYLETCRPKGVGVGNAIRWFKGEITRLGEEDAEAPGAGAGGSGLDEAAQKAALIDAIGIYLRDRIEVAGQVIADNAREKIKADDTVVVYARSSVVELTLLEAWRDLQARSPPQSFNVVVIDSRPLHEGRALLAALTAAGIPCTYTLLPLASTALSRADLVLLGASSLNSDGALHSRAGTAVVAMLAKEHRVPVVACVETFKLSERVQLDDLASNELGAAADLLSIPTAHGLELAKPLPKQLATLSLLYDLTPPQHITAVCTEVGFIPPSSVPTLLGKSNGAA from the coding sequence ATGTCATCGCCTACAAAGCAGACGCCCATCAAGGCGGACCCCAAGTCGGGCACGCCAACTCCCAAGGCTTCCGGCGGCAAGGTGGACAAGAACGCAgccaaggaggccaagaaggcgagccgcgccgccaaggtcgctgcgcgcggcgcggtccccgacgcctcggccgcctcgtcgcccgtgtccggcgctggcgcgagcgccgccgccgggtcgCCCGCTGCGTCCGCTGGTccctccgccgccggagCTGGCCCCTCAAACAGCCAGGGGCAGCAGCACTCTGGGCCCTCGCGACAccgtcgcgcgctcgctgccgaggcggccgctgcTTCCGctgccgcgcccgcgcccaacgccgcgtcgaccttCTTCTCGCACCTCCCCGGCCCGCGCGACCCCGACACGcctgccgcgctcgcgtcggaAAAGCTCCACCCGACAAtcgtgcgcctcggcgtgctcatcgcggccggcacgctgcgcggcgcgtcggcacggaccgtcggcgtgctcgaggcgttcCGCGAGGTCGTGCACGACTACCAGTGCCCCGAGACGGGCGTGTTCTGGAAGGACCTCAACTCGCACATCTCCCCCATGATCGCGTACCTCGAGACGTGCCGCCCCAAGGGTGTGGGTGTTGGCAACGCGATCAGGTGGTTCAAGGGCGAGATTAcgcggctcggcgaggaggacgccgaggcgcccggcgccggcgccggcggcagcgggctcgacgaggcggcgcagaaGGCGGCGCTGATCGACGCGATTGGCATCTACCTCCGCGACCGGATCGAGGTCGCCGGCCAGGTGATTGCCGACAACGCGCGCGAGAAGATCAAGGCGGACGACACGGTCGTCGTGtacgcgcgcagctcggtcgtcgagctcacgcTCCTCGAGGCGTGGCGCGACCTGCAGGCGCGCAGCCCGCCGCAGAGCTTCAACGTCGTGGTGATCGACTCGCGGCCACTGCACGAgggccgcgcgctgctcgccgcgctgacGGCCGCCGGCATCCCGTGCACGTacacgctgctgccgctcgcgtcgacggcgctctcccgcgccgacctcgtgcTGCTTGGCGCGTCGAGCCTCAACTCTGACGGCGCGCTgcactcgcgcgcgggcacggccgtcgtcgcgatgCTCGCAAAGGAACACCgcgtgcccgtcgtcgcgtgcgTCGAGACGTTCAAGctcagcgagcgcgtccagctcgacgacctcgcctccaacgagctcggcgcggccgccgacctgCTGTCCATCCCCACCGcgcacggcctcgagctcgcaAAGCCCCTGCCCAAGCAGCTGGCCACGCTCAGCCTCCTCTACGACCTCACCCCGCCCCAGCACATCACGGCTGTGTGTACCGAGGTGGGCTTTATTCCGCCTAGCTCGGTGCCCACGCTGCTGGGCAAGTCGAACGGTGCGGCGTAG
- the plr1 gene encoding Pyridoxal reductase: protein MTIPQVKLAGKDVGHIGLGLMQLTWTPVPPPEEQSFAAIKAAADAGATAWSSATFYGPQDDQMANVALIGRFFKKYPEYRSKITLVLKGGVGAGLKPDGSKDFNRECLKKAKELLGDYEIDVYLPARLQPGVDPIEYFRPFDELRQEGLFRALGASECSAATLRRLHSAYNLAIAENEISLWSWEKEIQDVVAFSTETGVPVFAYSPLGRGFITRTWKTPEDIPEGSFQRHSPRFQGDNFYHNLKLVDVLDEIAAKKGITTAQLAIAWVASRGPNVIPIPGSSNASRAAANTESGNIKLTAEDAKEIDAILAKFELKGGRYADSEHLML, encoded by the exons ATGACCATCCCTCAGGTTAAGCTCGCCGGCAAGGACGTCGGCCACATTGG cctcggcctcatgCAGCTCACCTGGACGCCTGTCCCCCCTCCCGAGGAGCAGTCGTTCGCTGCCAtcaaggctgccgccgacgctggcgcgaccgcgtggtcgagcgcgacattCTACGGCCCGCAGGACGACCAGATGGCCAACGTGGCCCTCATCGGGCGCTTCTTCAAAAAGTACCCCGAGTACCGCTCCAAGATCACGCTCGTGCTcaagggcggcgtcggcgcggggctcAAGCCGGACGGAAGCAAGGACTTTAACCGCGAGTGcctcaagaaggccaaggagctgctcggcgactaCGAGATCGACGTGTACCTGCCCGCGCGGCTCcagcccggcgtcgacccgaTCGAGTACTTCCGCCCGTTTGACGAGCTGCGCCAGGAGGGCCTGttccgcgcgctcggcgcgtccgagtgctcggccgccaccctgcgccgcctgcacaGCGCGTACAATCTCGCGATCGCCGAGAACGAGATCTCGCTCTGGTCGTGGGAGAAGGAGATCCaggacgtcgtcgcgttTTCGACCGAGACCGGCGTGCCCGTGTTCGCCTACTcgcccctcggccgcggctTCATCACGCGCACGTGGAAGACGCCAGAGGACATCCCCGAGGGCTCGTTCCAGCGCCACTCGCCCCGCTTCCAGGGCGACAACTTCTACCACAACCTCAAGCtggtcgacgtgctcgacgagatcgccgccaagaagggcaTCACGACCGCCCAGCTCGCTATCGCCTGGGTCGCGTCCCGCGGACCCAACGTCATCCCCATCCCTGGCTCGTCCAACGCCAGCCGTGCGGCCGCCAACACCGAGTCGGGCAACATCAAGCtcacggccgaggacgccaaggagattgacgccatcctcgccaagTTTGAGCTCAAGGGCGGCCGCTACGCCGACTCGGAGCACCTAATGCTCTAA